A genomic region of Carassius carassius chromosome 27, fCarCar2.1, whole genome shotgun sequence contains the following coding sequences:
- the taf1b gene encoding TATA box-binding protein-associated factor RNA polymerase I subunit B — MDEQLTGGYSEPCGQCAAVDWGVSDEGQFYCKSCHNVIEKTREVVDVNTLHSMNSRISQITRPKKKRQENEREWLVCEGFQLILKHQAKALVSLGVCIKFETEVLWNLWKRYLHNTQQAFTRNPVYTPKFTVFMKAQSDSESNAQSEQSYHTEAASEMSEEMSVSGYSSEAQSSVCSGSLDAVVYQNIKGTKMHNLMTMPRTLALCYLALLWVREAITLADLLRLVTERRVPYMNIHEAFPTEMRLFGRDVQFFNVRYLPSYSLVHKEAVTLARILQLPSFPTVSQDCLLHPLPLTVRYLLEANLPNELHVWVHKVIRQAAMGDSSFLTFDPSKEKPHLLRYDIQAVAVIIVALKLLFKLDDHVEWKLSEEAAKKKKKKVFKLKRWFYVVQPVLEQARKREEREEAKRQWGTTKPLITSLQRKSLVLKKRRVAEHLEQKFQKYSDSAPEQSSSLTNPHASFHFSWGKEEGSDGPSMFNKRLDCSHKKDGFKYLCNRKYWHPELRLCPRKMCGDHFSEIEPSLPRMYVWVLDLFSFILGVRRAEVHKEVLNVERRFLKRNHQAKIQWTLTSCKKTKKRSKTATRELRKENPCS, encoded by the exons ATGGACGAACAACTTACC GGGGGATACAGTGAGCCCTGCGGCCAGTGCGCTGCTGTGGACTGGGGAGTGTCCGATGAGGGTCAGTTCTACTGCAAGAGCTGCCACAATGTGATCGAG AAAACGAGGGAGGTGGTGGATGTGAACACACTTCATAGTATGAACAGCAGGATCTCACAAATAACAAGACCCAAAAAGAAAAGACAAG AGAATGAGCGAGAGTGGCTGGTTTGTGAGGGATTTCAGTTAATCTTGAAACACCAGGCCAAGGCTTTGGTCAGTCTCGGTGTCTGCATCAAGTTTGAG ACAGAAGTTTTGTGGAATTTGTGGAAGAGATACCTGCACAACACACAGCAAGCTTTCACCAGAAATCCAGTGTACACTCCAAAGTTTACAGTG TTCATGAAGGCACAGAGTGATTCGGAGTCTAACGCTCAAAGTGAGCAGTCTTATCACACCGAAGCTGCTTCAGAGATGTCAGAAGAGATGTCAGTCTCAG GTTACTCCAGTGAAGCACAGTCATCAGTATGTTCAGGGTCTTTGGATGCTGTTGTGTACCAAAATATAAAGGGAACAAAAATGCACAATCTTATGACTATGCCACGGACACTGGCCCTGTGCTATCTGGCTCTACTGTGGGTCCGAGAAGCCATCACTCTGGCTGACTTATTGAG GCTGGTCACAGAGAGACGTGTTCCTTACATGAACATTCATGAGGCATTTCCCACGGAGATGAGACTGTTTGGAAGAGATGTCCAGTTCTTTAATGTTCGG TACCTTCCGTCCTACTCGCTGGTTCATAAAGAAGCTGTGACTCTGGCTCGGATCTTGCAGTTACCCTCTTTTCCAACGGTTTCTCAGGATTGCCTTCTCCACCCGTTACCGCTCACTGTCCGCTATCTGTTGGAGGCAAACCTCCCAA ATGAACTTCATGTTTGGGTCCACAAGGTTATTAGACAAGCTGCTATGGGGGACAGCTCTTTTCTGACCTTTGACCCCAGCAAGGAGAAGCCTCATCTATTGCGCTATGACATTCAAGCAGTAGCTGTCATCATTGTCGCCTTGAAGCTCCTTTTCAAGTTGGATGATCATGTGGAGTG GAAGTTATCTGAGGAAGCagccaagaagaagaaaaagaaag TTTTCAAGTTAAAAAGGTGGTTTTATGTTGTACAACCTGTCTTGGAGCAAGCCAGAAAGAGGGAAGAACGAGAAGAAGCCAA ACGGCAATGGGGAACCACTAAGCCTCTCATTACATCTTTGCAACGCAAGAGcttggttctcaaaaaaaggc GCGTTGCTGAACACTTGGAGCAGAAATTTCAGAAGTATAGTGACTCTGCACCAGAACAGTCGTCTTCCTTAACAAACCCTCATGCCAGCTTTCACTTCAGCTGGGGAAAAGAGGAAGGTTCGGATGGACCCAGTATGTTTAACAAACGTTTGGACTGTTCCCATAAGAAAGATGGGTTCAAGTACCTCTGCAACCGTAAATACTGGCATCCTGAACTGAGATTATGCCCACGCAA GATGTGTGGGGATCATTTCTCAGAAATTGAGCCCAGTTTGCCCCGGATGTACGTGTGGGTCCTTGATCTCTTCTCTTTCATTCTGGGAGTCCGTCGGGCAGAAGTGCACAAAGAGGTCCTCAACGTTGAACGTCGTTTTTTGAAAAGGAATCATCAGGCCAAGATTCAATGGACTTTAACTTCCTgcaaaaagacgaaaaaaaggtcCAAAACCGCAACCCGTGAACTCAGGAAAGAAAACCCGTGTTCATGA
- the LOC132106743 gene encoding ribonucleoside-diphosphate reductase subunit M2, giving the protein MQSTRSPLKTKNENTISAKINNMSLVDKENTPPSLSSSRILASKTARKIFDSEEQTKAKKGAVEEEPLLKENPHRFVIFPIQYHDIWQMYKKAEASFWTAEEVDLSKDLQHWDSLKDEERYFISHVLAFFAASDGIVNENLVERFTQEVQVTEARCFYGFQIAMENIHSEMYSLLIDTYIKDPKEREFLFNAIETMPCVKKKADWALNWIGDKNAQYGERVVAFAAVEGIFFSGSFASIFWLKKRGLMPGLTFSNELISRDEGLHCDFACLMFKHLVNKPSEATVKKIIMNAVEIEQEFLTDALPVKLIGMNCDLMKQYIEFVADRLLLELGFDKVYKVENPFDFMENISLEGKTNFFEKRVGEYQRMGVMSGPTDNTFRLDADF; this is encoded by the exons ATGCAGTCAACTCGCTCTCCACTGAAAACTAAGAACGAAAACACAATTTCTGCCAAAATCAACAACATGTCCTTGGTGGACAAAGAAAACACG CCGCCCAGCCTGAGCTCCAGCAGGATCCTGGCGTCCAAAACGGCGCGCAAAATCTTTGATTCAGAG gaGCAGACAAAAGCTAAGAAAGGagctgtggaggaggagcccCTTCTGAAGGAGAACCCCCACCGCTTTGTCATTTTCCCAATTCAGTACCATGACATCTGGCAGATGTACAAGAAGGCAGAGGCCTCTTTCTGGACTGCAGAGGAG GTTGACCTGTCCAAAGATCTTCAGCACTGGGACTCCCTGAAAGACGAGGAGAGATACTTCATCTCTCATGTTTTGGCTTTTTTCGCTGCGAGTGATGGCATCGTCAATGAGAACTTG GTGGAGCGATTTACTCAGGAAGTCCAAGTGACTGAAGCCCGTTGCTTCTACGGTTTCCAGATTGCCATGGAAAACATCCACTCTGAAATGTACAGTCTGTTGATTGACACCTACATAAAAGATCCCAAAGAGAG agaatttCTCTTCAATGCCATTGAGACCATGCCTTGCGTAAAGAAGAAGGCCGACTGGGCGCTCAACTGGATTGGtgacaaaaatgcacaatacG GGGAGAGAGTGGTGGCTTTCGCTGCTGTGGAAGGAATCTTCTTTTCTGGGTCTTTTGCTTCTATTTTCTGGCTAAAGAAGAGAGGACTCATGCCGGGACTCACCTTCTCCAATGAACTTATCAGCAGAGATGAG GGTCTACACTGTGACTTTGCCTGCCTCATGTTCAAGCACTTGGTCAACAAACCTTCGGAGGCAACCGTAAAGAAAATCATCATGAATGCAGTTGAGATTGAACAG GAATTCCTGACTGATGCTCTGCCAGTAAAGCTTATTGGCATGAATTGTGACCTGATGAAGCAATACATTGAGTTTGTGGCTGATAGACTTCTGCTGGAGCTGGGATTTGACAAG GTCTATAAAGTGGAAAATCCTTTTGACTTCATGGAGAACATTTCCTTGGAGGGGAAGACCAACTTCTTTGAGAAGCGAGTCGGCGAGTACCAGCGGATGGGAGTCATGTCCGGACCCACCGATAACACTTTCAGGCTGGATGCTGATTTTTAG
- the LOC132106742 gene encoding Krueppel-like factor 11 yields MLNFASDSDRPSLVDICEVMMERNRHDIEKSCSSTLEYNDLEAAEALVCMSSWGQRTHKPRPLTPTSDSCDSVPLQPELNESPKDLVSLSSLCMTPPHSPSFAETSGTAVLSTSVACSGLKPHPRLCSTLTNRAACHINLHPSTTVLLGPAPPTEQPSLCRATSVIRHTADRSVDHNIPSPHTGQEKPCYSENSLQHTEPIANLTAELQSCSSPCDTAETERTSPSPHSTGIAIPASHSAIPQSPMSSPPVLCQVFPVNGQTGIISAFVQTQMQTVQMQASGSKPILPHSQPLLVGSPVAQGTVMFVVPQSQVSQSSTCQQSIVTLGNTKLLPLAPAPVYVPSGQSSGVTQSDFSRRRNYVCNFQGCKKTYFKSSHLKAHLRTHTGEKPFSCHWEGCDKKFARSDELSRHRRTHTGEKKFVCPVCERRFMRSDHLTKHARRHMTTKRSTAWPNEVRDVNKMATSQAASSLPLSVLLPSSN; encoded by the exons ATGCTGAATTTTGCTTCTGACTCCGACCGG CCCAGCCTTGTGGACATCTGTGAGGTGATGATGGAGAGAAACAGGCATGACATTGAGAAGTCCTGCTCCTCCACTCTGGAATACAATGACCTGGAGGCTGCAGAGGCTTTGGTTTGCATGAGCTCCTGGGGCCAGAGGACGCACAAGCCTCGCCCACTGACGCCCACCTCAGACTCTTGCGATTCTGTCCCTTTGCAGCCTGAACTCAACGAGTCCCCTAAAGACCTGGTCTCCCTCTCGTCACTG TGCATGACCCCTCCCCACAGCCCAAGCTTTGCGGAAACTTCAGGTACAGCGGTTCTCAGTACCTCAGTGGCCTGCTCAGGTCTCAAACCACATCCCAGACTATGCTCAACCTTGACCAACAGGGCTGCATGTCACATCAACTTGCATCCCAGCACCACAGTCCTACTCGGCCCAGCTCCACCAACAGAACAGCCCTCACTTTGCAGAGCCACCAGCGTTATACGGCACACCGCTGACAGATCAGTGGACCACAACATTCCATCTCCACACACAGGGCAGGAGAAGCCATGTTACTCAGAAAACTCTCTACAGCACACAGAACCAATTGCCAACCTCACAGCAGAACTGCAAAGCTGCAGTAGCCCATGTGACACTGCAGAAACGGAGAGAACTTCCCCTTCTCCTCACTCCACAGGCATTGCTATTCCAGCATCACATTCTGCCATTCCTCAGTCGCCCATGTCCAGCCCGCCGGTGCTCTGTCAGGTGTTTCCTGTTAATGGGCAGACTGGAATCATCTCCGCATTTGTACAGACTCAGATGCAGACAGTTCAGATGCAGGCCTCGGGGTCGAAGCCCATTCTCCCACATTCTCAACCTCTTCTGGTGGGCTCACCTGTGGCTCAGGGCACTGTGATGTTTGTCGTCCCGCAGTCTCAGGTTTCCCAATCCTCCACCTGCCAACAGAGCATTGTTACACTTGGGAACACGAAGCTCCTGCCCTTGGCACCTGCTCCAGTCTACGTGCCCTCAGGTCAGAGCAGCGGAGTGACACAGTCTGACTTCTCGCGCAGGCGGAACTACGTCTGCAACTTCCAAGGATGCAAGAAGACTTACTTCAAAAGTTCCCATTTGAAGGCTCATTTGAGAACCCATACAG GTGAGAAGCCTTTCAGTTGCCATTGGGAAGGGTGCGACAAAAAATTTGCCCGTTCAGATGAACTGTCCAGGCACCGTCGGACACACACTGGTGAAAAGAAGTTTGTCTGTCCTGTCTGTGAGCGTCGGTTCATGCGAAGCGACCACCTGACCAAGCATGCAAGACGTCACATGACAACCAAGAGGTCCACAGCGTGGCCCAACGAAGTTCGTGATGTGAACAAAATGGCCACTTCCCAAGCAGCATCTTCCTTGCCCCTTAGTGTGCTTCTTCCTTCCTCAAACTAG